ATGATAACGGCCAGCACCGACAGCGTACGTACCGCAGGGTAAAGCAACGCGCGCGCACCGACGTCGTAACCCGCAAGCGCCAGCAGTGCGCCGACAACGGCGATCACCATAGCGATGCGACCCGCAACGGCGAAGAAGCGGTAGCGGTAGACCTCTTTGTTTTCTTCCTTCTTCGAGGTGCGGAACAGGAGGCGTCCGAACTGATAGAGGAAGAACGCCAGAAGCAATTCGATCGGCAGCAGCACGACGCCCGCGATGGTATCGGGCTCGTCCGTGACGGTCACAAGACGTGTCAGCAGGTAGCCGATGGTCAGCAGCCAACCGAGGCTCCAGACGATGCGACGGGCGCGTTTGTGCTCGTCTCCGGGTGTGCCAAGAAGCGAGTCCTTTTCGGGATCTTCGGGGAAGAACTGGAACGAAATCCACTTGGCTATGATGACGTGGAGCGAGGCATAGGGCAGCGCCTCGACCAGCAATTGCCCCCTGAACCCGAGTAGCCCAGACACATTCGCAGCGATCGTGATGATCCAGACGCCCAAGAGCGGCAGCAGGATTTGTCCAAGTGAGATGATGAACTGCAGCGCGTCGGCCCATGTGCCCGCGCCTTGGATCACCCTGTCCTGCATACTGATAATCCAGCTCCGTCCTCGCGCGATCAGCACGGTGCCGACTACGAACATCAGGGCGGCCTGAATGAAGCTTTCCCAGATGCGGCCAGAGCTGAAACGGCTCACAATACGGGCGTTGGTCTCGTTCGCGATGCTAGTGACGGCGTTCCACATCGCGGTCGCGCCATCGACCCAGTGCACAGGATTGAGCGGCAGCGGGCCGCGTTCGATCAAGTGCTGGGTCTGGCGTTCGCGGATGACGGCGTCGATCTCGGCCACGAGGCCATTGGCGCGCACATAGGCTTCCTGCGCCAGAACGGCGGGCGCCATCAGCGTTTCAAGCTGCGTGTTCAGCGTCTCGCGGCGGTCGGCAATGGCCTGCGGCTCGCTCTCGCCGTCGGCGGGCTTTTCACCCAATGCGGCGATCTGGGCCGTGACGGTATCGGTGCGGGTCGAATTGATCGACTCCGCCGCCAGCAATTCATCGCGCCAGTTGACGATTTCCGACCGCAGGCGGTCGAGCGCGAAGCTGGAAACGGTCTCGTTCGCCAGCCCCTGTTCTGCCCTGACGGCGACACGCTCCCATGCCTCGTAATCGGGTCCGGTCTCGGCAGAGAGTTGTTCGATCGCGGGCTGGGCGGAGGTGTCGACAGGCGCGGGTTCATCCTCGGCTGCGGCCTCTTCGCCGCCGTCCGAAGCGCTGTCCGAACTTTCGGCGCTGCTGTCACCTTCAGTGCTCTGCGTGTCGGTGGTTGTCAGTCCATCCAGCGCGGACGTGGCAATATCGGCCAGCGAATTGGTTTCGTCCTGCGCATACGAAAAGGCTGGCAGCAGGGTAAATACCACTGCCACCAGCCAGAAAAACTTGCGAATGGAGGTCATTAGTCCTCGAACACTCCAGGGATCGACGACGGGCCCTGCTCGATCCAGCCCGGAACCGGAAGGCCCTTGGCCTTGAGGAATTCGGGGTTGAACAGCTTGGACTGGTAGCGGGTGCCATAGTCACACAGGATGGTGACGATGGTGTGGCCCGGACCCATCTCCTTGGCCATGCGGATCGCACCGGCGACGTTGACGCCCGACGAACCGCCAAGGCAGATGCCTTCGTTTTCAAGCAGATCGAACACGACCGGAAGCGCTTCGCTATCCGAGATGTTGTAGCTGTAATCGGGGGTGAAGCCTTCGAGGTTGGCGGTGATACGCCCCTGCCCGATGCCTTCGGTGATCGAGTCGCCCGACGATTTCAGCTCGCCCGTGGTGTAGTAAGAATGGAGCGCAGCGCCGTCCGGATCGGCCAGACCGATCTTCACGCCCTTGGGCTGGAGCGCCATGCCGACACCCGCGAGCGTACCGCCCGAGCCGACCGCACAGATGAAGCCGTCAACCTTGCCGCCGGTCTGTTCCCAGATTTCGGGACCGGTGGTTTCGATGTGGGCTTGGCGATTAGCGACGTTGTCGAACTGGTTTGCCCAGATGACGCCGTTCGGATCGGTCTTCGCCAGTTCTTCAGCCAAGCGACCAGAGTAACGGACGTAGTTGTTCGGGTTGCGATACGGCGCCGCCGGAACCTGTACCAGTTCGGCGCCCGCCAGACGGATCATGTCCTTCTTTTCCTGAGACTGCGTCTCGGGAATGACGATCACGGTCTTGAAGCCCATCGACGCACCAACCAGCGCGAGGCCGATACCGGTGTTACCGGCGGTGCCTTCGACGATCGTGCCGCCGGGCTTGAGTTCGCCGCGGGCGATGGCGTCTTTGATAATATAGAGAGCAGCGCGGTCCTTGACCGACTGGCCGGGGTTCATGAACTCGGCCTTGCCCAGAATGGTACAGCCCGTCGCCTCGGACGCGGCACGAAGCTTGATGAGCGGCGTGTTACCGATAGCTGCGGCGAGGTCTGGTTTGATCTGCATTCGAGGGCCTTTCTTGCTTTCCTCTTGTGTAGGTCTGCTGACGTGGGAACTCAAGCCGATGTCCGCAAGCTCTCGCGCTTTCTTGCGACCCAATTGAGCATCGCGATGAAGGGCAGCACGGTAATCTCGCCGCTGTCGACGAGGTCCAGCGCATCGTCCAGTTGTATGGTGTGCACGCGGATGTCCTCCTGCTCTTCCTCGAGACCGCCGGTGTAGCTGTCACGTTCTGGAAGATCAGTTAGGGCAACAAAACAATAATGGTACTCCGAAGCGTTACCAGGGCTCGGATATCCGCCGAAAAGCTCGATGACCTTGTCCAGATTCAGTCCCGCTTCTTCCTCGGCCTCGCGCACGGCGGCCTCCAGCGGGGTTTCGCCCGCGTCGACCATGCCTGCAATCGGCTCCAGCATCCACGGGTTACGATCCCCGCGCAGCAGCGGTCCGACCCGCATTTGCTCGACCATCATCACGCGGTCGGTCTTGGGGTCATATGGCAGAATGAGCGAAGCATCGGCACCGTAGAAGCCTTCGCGCGGCATCTTCGGAGACATGCCGCCGGTGAAGGTATCGTGCTGGATCTGCATCTCGCGATACTTGAAGAAATTCCCGTAGAAGCCTGACGTGCCTACGATTTCCGCATGACCAGCCTCGCGGCGAACCTTGGCCGTGCCGTCATTGTGGGCTGCGCGGTAACGGCAGAACGCGCGGTGACGAATGCGGTCCCACCAGCGCTTCAACTCATCCGGCGTAAGCGGCGGATTGTTGGCGGCGATCTCTTCGGCGGCGTAGCGGCTGACTTCACCATGCTCGCGCTGCCAGACCGCCAGATCCCACGCGCCGCCCGTTTCCTGACCAGCCGGCGGCATGTAGACCGTCGCCTGATGGCCGTTCACCTCGCGGGTCACTTTGTCATAGCCGAATGGCACTTCGTAGGCGTCGAGCGCGTCCGATTGCATGTCGGTCAGATCGGTCAGCAGCAGCCCTTCGGCCTCCGCTCCTGCGCGCTCCACAAGAACTGGAAGGCCTGTGGCATTTTCAACCAGAACGGTGTGACCCGGCAAAACCGCAGGCTCGAATTTGATCGACCCACGGCACAGGGTTTCGCGAAGCGCCTGATCGCGCAGCGTTCCATAAACAAAAATAGCGGTCATCAATCGACGTATCTGGCCACGAATTGGGAAAGAAGTCCTGCGGCCAATGCTCCTGCCGCGAACATACCCAGCGTGCTCGGTTGCGCAATGACAACCAGCACATCGAGGCCGAGGTCGACAATACTGACCACCGCCTCAAGCACATTGTCGTAGCGCATTTTCAGCGCCAGATCGATCATGCGGATAAAGCCGTTAGCCAAGAGCGCGAGAACAAGGCAGAGAATGCCGCCCGAAATCCCGTTACTCAGGCCGCCCGTCAAAAAAGTCGGCATCCGGCGACCAAGCACCGTCCAGCCGATAATCACACCACAGAGCACGTTGACTTCGAAATAATAGGGAAGCCGCATATACCCTTGCAGCAGCGGCGCAGTCGGGACCGAAATGGCTCCCATGACTGCGCCGAGGCACAAAGCTCCCGCTAAGCGGGATAAAGTCAAATACATTCACTCAAGCCGGTTTTGAAACCGTGATCTGCGTCACGTCGCAGTTCCCACCGTGGAACGTTCCGGCGCACGAGGCAAGATAAAGGTTCCACATACGCTTAAAACGTTCATCAAAACCGAGTGCCGCGATGTCGTCCCACTTGGCGTTGAAGGTGTCATACCAGCGGCGCAGAGTGACCGAGTAGCTCTCGCCAAACTCGATAGATTTGTCGACTTTGAGACCGGATTTTTCAACCTCTTGGCGAAGTACAGTCGGTCCCGGAAGCATACCGCCGGGGAAGATGTATTTCTGGATGAAGTCGACGCTCTTGCGGTAAATTTCGAACCGGCGGTCCTGCACGGTGATGATCTGGAGGGTCGCCTTACCGCCGGGACGGAGGCACTCGCGGACTTTACCGAAATAGACGGGCCAGTATTTCTCGCCTACGGCTTCGAACATCTCGATCGAGGCGATGCCGTCGTACTTTCCGGTCTCATCACGGTAGTCCTGAAGACGTAGCTCCACCTGATCGGAAAGCCCAGCCTTTTCAATACGTTCCCGCGCGTACTTCAGCTGCTCCTGACTGATGGTCAGGCCGGTGACCTTCAGTCCGCGTTCCTTCGCGGCGTATTCGGCAAAGCCGCCCCAGCCGCAGCCGATTTCCAGCACGTGATCGCCGGGTTTGACGCCCATCTGGTCGATCATCGAGGCGTATTTCTGCTCCTGCGCCTTCTCCAGATCCTCTTGCCCGGTAAGGTACAGCGCCGACGAATAGGTCATGCTGTCGTCCAGCCAGATCGAATAGAAATCGTTGCCCAGATCGTAGTGATAGCTGATGTTCTTGCGTGCTTGGGTTTTCGTGTTGGACTGGAGCCAGAAGCGCATCCGCTCGTACATCCGCACCAGCGCCTGCCCCGGAAAACCGTCGAAAATCTCGTCGGCTTCGTCCTGGATCAAATCCATGAATGCCATCAGATCAGGCGTCGACCACCAGCCGTCCATATAGGCTTCGCAGAACCCAAGGTCGCCTTCGCGGATGAGTCGGCTGAACAGATCCTTGTTGTGGATGTTCAGTTCGGCGACAAATCCGGGCTCTTTTCCTTCGGCGCGAAAGACACGTCCATCGGGCAGAGTGATGTCCACGCGGCCACGCTTCATCGTAGAAACGACGTCGAACACCTGCGGGAAATAGCGCGGAAGATCCGACTGCCCTTTTGTCGAAGTCAAAATCATCTCAATTTCCTCGTCCAATCAATTCGAGATTAGCGGTTTGGAGACACTTGTCACGTAAACCGCATAAAAACCGTTACAAAAATTCAGTCTTTGTAGCCTTGGTAGGCATCAAGCGCCCGCTGGCGACCTTCATCGAGGTCGATAATACGGTCGGGGTACGCGTCATCCGCCGACATGTTCCAGCGTTCGGGAATGGCGTCGAAGTATTGCAGCGCTTCCTTGGCGGGATTGCTGCGCCCTTCGGCGATCCACGTATCGCGGTAGGTGCCGTTCTCATCGAACTTGTCGCACTGGGTCGCAGGGTTATAGATGCGGAAATATGGCGCCGCGTCGGGGCCGGAACCCGCCGTCCATTGCCATCCCAGTGCGTTCGACGCGGGGTCCCAGTCGGTCAGGCAATCTTCAAACCAGCGCATTCCGACGTCCCAGTGGGTCATCAAGTGCTTGGTCAAGTAGGACGCGACGATCATGCGCGAGCGATTGTGCATCGAGCCCGTCACCCACATCTCGCGCATGGCGGCGTCAACGAAAGGCTCGCCAGTGCGACCCTGTTTCCACGCCTTCACCTCTTTCTTGCGCTCGTCGGTGTTCCACGGAAAGTCGTTCCACTTTTCGCGCCAGTTATCGTTGGTGATGTGGGGCGTGTGGTAAATGAGGTGATACGCAAACTCGCGCCAGACCAGTTCCTTGAGGAAATGCTCGGCCCCTGCCTTGCCTTCTTCGCGGGCGCGCTGGCCGGCGTACCAGATGGAAAGCGGAGCGATCTCGCCGTAGGTCAGGTTCTCTGACAGGCGCGAGCCCGCATCGATGGC
Above is a window of Marivivens aquimaris DNA encoding:
- a CDS encoding DUF3772 domain-containing protein; translated protein: MTSIRKFFWLVAVVFTLLPAFSYAQDETNSLADIATSALDGLTTTDTQSTEGDSSAESSDSASDGGEEAAAEDEPAPVDTSAQPAIEQLSAETGPDYEAWERVAVRAEQGLANETVSSFALDRLRSEIVNWRDELLAAESINSTRTDTVTAQIAALGEKPADGESEPQAIADRRETLNTQLETLMAPAVLAQEAYVRANGLVAEIDAVIRERQTQHLIERGPLPLNPVHWVDGATAMWNAVTSIANETNARIVSRFSSGRIWESFIQAALMFVVGTVLIARGRSWIISMQDRVIQGAGTWADALQFIISLGQILLPLLGVWIITIAANVSGLLGFRGQLLVEALPYASLHVIIAKWISFQFFPEDPEKDSLLGTPGDEHKRARRIVWSLGWLLTIGYLLTRLVTVTDEPDTIAGVVLLPIELLLAFFLYQFGRLLFRTSKKEENKEVYRYRFFAVAGRIAMVIAVVGALLALAGYDVGARALLYPAVRTLSVLAVIMLIQRLIIDLYIVWTGSPDSAADALMPVISAFLLIVISLPILALMWGVREADLLELWSRFREGFIIGETRISPGDFVTFAAVFAIGYSITRFIQSTLRSTVLPKTRLDIGGQNAAVSGIGYLGIFLAAVIAITTAGIDLSSLAIVAGALSVGVGFGLQTIVSNFVSGIILLIERPISEGDWIQVGDQMGHVRSISVRSTRIETFDRKDVIIPNADLVSGQVTNWTRGNSVGRVIVPVGVAYGTDSHRVEEILREVAEAHPMVLLNPPPNVYFRGFGADSLDFDIRAIIRDIHFIFQVQSEMNHEINRRFSEEGIEIPFAQRDLWLRNPEALREMARSQPSEAEQAEIKSKAAEQQAVTSEPPQEPIAPDVPDKKDDNNDNDGDEIS
- a CDS encoding cysteine synthase A, which gives rise to MQIKPDLAAAIGNTPLIKLRAASEATGCTILGKAEFMNPGQSVKDRAALYIIKDAIARGELKPGGTIVEGTAGNTGIGLALVGASMGFKTVIVIPETQSQEKKDMIRLAGAELVQVPAAPYRNPNNYVRYSGRLAEELAKTDPNGVIWANQFDNVANRQAHIETTGPEIWEQTGGKVDGFICAVGSGGTLAGVGMALQPKGVKIGLADPDGAALHSYYTTGELKSSGDSITEGIGQGRITANLEGFTPDYSYNISDSEALPVVFDLLENEGICLGGSSGVNVAGAIRMAKEMGPGHTIVTILCDYGTRYQSKLFNPEFLKAKGLPVPGWIEQGPSSIPGVFED
- a CDS encoding NUDIX domain-containing protein, with translation MTAIFVYGTLRDQALRETLCRGSIKFEPAVLPGHTVLVENATGLPVLVERAGAEAEGLLLTDLTDMQSDALDAYEVPFGYDKVTREVNGHQATVYMPPAGQETGGAWDLAVWQREHGEVSRYAAEEIAANNPPLTPDELKRWWDRIRHRAFCRYRAAHNDGTAKVRREAGHAEIVGTSGFYGNFFKYREMQIQHDTFTGGMSPKMPREGFYGADASLILPYDPKTDRVMMVEQMRVGPLLRGDRNPWMLEPIAGMVDAGETPLEAAVREAEEEAGLNLDKVIELFGGYPSPGNASEYHYCFVALTDLPERDSYTGGLEEEQEDIRVHTIQLDDALDLVDSGEITVLPFIAMLNWVARKRESLRTSA
- a CDS encoding TrgA family protein — translated: MYLTLSRLAGALCLGAVMGAISVPTAPLLQGYMRLPYYFEVNVLCGVIIGWTVLGRRMPTFLTGGLSNGISGGILCLVLALLANGFIRMIDLALKMRYDNVLEAVVSIVDLGLDVLVVIAQPSTLGMFAAGALAAGLLSQFVARYVD
- a CDS encoding SAM-dependent methyltransferase, giving the protein MILTSTKGQSDLPRYFPQVFDVVSTMKRGRVDITLPDGRVFRAEGKEPGFVAELNIHNKDLFSRLIREGDLGFCEAYMDGWWSTPDLMAFMDLIQDEADEIFDGFPGQALVRMYERMRFWLQSNTKTQARKNISYHYDLGNDFYSIWLDDSMTYSSALYLTGQEDLEKAQEQKYASMIDQMGVKPGDHVLEIGCGWGGFAEYAAKERGLKVTGLTISQEQLKYARERIEKAGLSDQVELRLQDYRDETGKYDGIASIEMFEAVGEKYWPVYFGKVRECLRPGGKATLQIITVQDRRFEIYRKSVDFIQKYIFPGGMLPGPTVLRQEVEKSGLKVDKSIEFGESYSVTLRRWYDTFNAKWDDIAALGFDERFKRMWNLYLASCAGTFHGGNCDVTQITVSKPA
- a CDS encoding cryptochrome/photolyase family protein produces the protein MSDNRPVIMWFRRDLRLSDHPALTAACNSGGPVIPVFINDEIVETTGAAARMRWGMSIDALAKSLEDKGSKLILRKGNALEVLKDLIKETGAGAVHWSRLYDPACRERDTDVKSALKDMDIEAESHSGHLLFEPWTVETKDGGFYKVYTPMWNAVKGRELPSQLSAPSKIPAPDSWPKSDKLDDWKLDAGMRRATDIVKSYQVVGETSARSRLSSFTAHRIEKYKEERDYPAIDAGSRLSENLTYGEIAPLSIWYAGQRAREEGKAGAEHFLKELVWREFAYHLIYHTPHITNDNWREKWNDFPWNTDERKKEVKAWKQGRTGEPFVDAAMREMWVTGSMHNRSRMIVASYLTKHLMTHWDVGMRWFEDCLTDWDPASNALGWQWTAGSGPDAAPYFRIYNPATQCDKFDENGTYRDTWIAEGRSNPAKEALQYFDAIPERWNMSADDAYPDRIIDLDEGRQRALDAYQGYKD